The window GCCTGGAATTCGGCGGCCATGCGCAACAGCTGTTCCTTCACCTGGTCCGGTGAACCACACACGACGCGTTTGCGGTCGAACTCGAGCGTGGCCAGGTCCTCGGGCGTGTAGGCGTAGGCCTCCGCCTCCTCGATGGACGGAATGGGCGCTTCGGGCCGGCCCCTGCGAGTGTTGATGGTCAGCAGGTCGCTGCTCCGGGCTATTCGCCGGGCCTCCTGCTCGGTCGGGGCACAGATGACGTAGACGCTGACGGCGGAGTTGGGAGCCGCCTGCACGTGCGAGGGCTGGAAGCGCTCGCGATACCCCCGCGTCACCGGTCCACCGTGGATGGGGTTGAAGAAGTGCGCGAAGCAGAAGGACAGACCCAGCCGGGCCGCGAGCGCGGCGCTCTGCTCGCCCGAGCCCAGGGCCCAGACCTGCGGCATGCCCGGCGCCATGGTCTTCAGGCTCAGCTTCTCGAACTCCGGCGTCGCGGGCGTGGTGCCCGACAGGAAGGCGACGAGGTCCTCCAGCTTCGTGGGGAAGTTCTCGTTGTTCATCGGCGGCCCGTAGGCCAGTGCGCGGGCCACCAGGTCCGTGCTGCCCGATGTCCGTCCGATGCCCAGGTCGATGCGGTTGGGGTGGAGCGTCTCCAGCAGCCGGAAGACCTCGGCGACCTTGAAGGGGCTGTAGTTCGACAGCAGGACGCCGCCCGTTCCCACCCGGATGCGAGACGTCGCCGCCGCGACATGCGCGACGAGGATTTCCGGCGCCACGCCCGCGAAGTGTCCTGAGCCGTGATGCTCCGCGAGCCAGAAGCGGTGATAACCGAGCTGCTCGGCGGCTCGAGCCAGCTCCACCGTGTTTTGGAAGGCCGCACGTGTCTGGGAGTCGCTGGCGACGATGGAGTGATCGAGAACACTGAGCTTCACGGCGAGCGTTCCTTCCCGGGCAGACGGCGCCCTCGGGGCCGCTTCGAGACGGGCCGAGTCGTCGCGTGTCCGCGTTTCAAGATGGTGACAAAGCCTATATTAACGCGGTTATCTGCGACAAATGGGATTTGGTTGATTATGCTTGAAAATTGAGAATAGGTGGCAGCCCGGAGTGCGCCTGAATACCAGGGGCTCTTTCATTCCCCGAGGCTCGGTGTGACATCGGCTGTTACTCGACGACGACGAGCGCGCACATCAACGCGCCTTGGGTCGCGTTGACCACGTCCTTGCCCTGACCGGTGGGGTTCAGTCGCACCATGGTTCCGCCGTAACGCTCACCGAAGACAAAGGCTCCCCAGATGAGGATGTGGGCGCCCACGGCGCCGTCGTCTCGCAGGAAGTGGTAGGGGCGGGGCTCGACGCGCTCCTGGACAATCCATCCGCCGTGCTCCAGGGCTTCCTGGATGGCGGCGTCCCAGTCCTCGGCGGTCATCGCGCGGCCAATCAGCACCGACTTGCCGCCATAGGCGCGGCCCGCCTTGAGCACCAGGCCTTCGCGCTTCGAGGCGGTGAGCTCGTCGGGCAGCCACACGGATGCGCCGTCGCGCGTCGTCTGGGTGGCGCGCACGCGGCGCGTCCAGGGAATGTGCCGGCGGATGAGCTCACGCTCCTCGGGAGTAAGCGCGGGTGACGCCTCGTTCTCCGACAGCAGCGCGATGTTGAGCTTGTCGTCGAGCAGCTCCTGCGCTGGACCGTTGTAGAGACACAAGGTGCGCGCGGCGAGCGCGGCGCGGACGCGAGCGTCGAAGTCCGGGCCCACCACTTCGAGCCGATCTCTCGCGTCATGTTCCTGCACGGCATGCAGCCGCCGGCCGCGCATCGTGAAGCAGTGGCCCTCCGCGTCCTTCACCTCGCTGTAGGTGCCGATGAGCACCTCGCCCTTCGCGCCTTCAGCAGCGAGCAGTTCGCTCAGCGTGCTGTTGAGCAGCAGCGTCGCCATCTCCCTGCCCGCGGCTTCGGGCAGCTCATTGTCAGGGAAGAGCACGGCCAGATTGCATTCGCCTTCCCACGCAACGGTCCGTCGCACGTCCTCGACGACATGACTCAGGAAGGCGCGCAGCGTGTCCTGCAGCTGGATGCGCAGGCCCTGCTCCTCGGTGAAGCGCTGGAGCACGGGCTGGTCCATCACCACCTGAGCCTTGAGCCCCGTTTCCCAACCGCCCAGGCCCGCCATCATGTTGACCTCAAGGCACTTGAGGCCGTCGGCCGAGTCGATGAAGTCCCCGCGGCTGAGCGCGCCGCGCGCATCCTCCGTGTTGGCCAGGACCTCCGCCGCCACGCGCGCCCGTTCCTGCGAGACACCGTAGTAGTCGGCGATGCGCCGAGGGTCGCCGTCCAGCAACAGCCGAGGCCCGCGCTTGACGAGCCGGCAGAGCTTGACCGAGACCTCCTCCAGCTCACGGTCGCGGCGCGAGTCGATGAGGAGTGGCCACCGGTGCAGCTCGTAATACATCAGAGGTGACGCTTCGAACTTGTGGAAGCGGTGCCGCGCGAACACCTCGGGCGTCCGCTCCGCGAACTTCAGGAAGGCCACCGCCGCCGCGGACAGCTCACCGTGCAGCGCCTGGATTTCATCGGAGAACTTCAGCTCGCCTGGGGATTCGTTGACGTGTGGCATTTTCCGGGTAATAGCACTTTGACTCAGAGTGCGTATAAAGCGGCTGTTTTACGTGCTCGAAGCGACGGCGGCTCACGCGGAGGCTTCAACCTTCCGGGGCGTCGGCTGAGCTGATCCCGCAGCGCGAGCGGGGTGTTGGTCTGGAGCCGCGTCAGCAGCCGCTGCGCTCCGATGCGCGCGAGCCCAGCACCAGGACTCCGGACGAAAACCGGAATGTGGGTGCTCATAGCTTATGCTGCGCGTTCCCCCCCAGCGAAGGTCTCCGGCTTTTCCACAGCTCCACCCCTTGGAACCTCTCACCATGCGCTCCCACCCGGCCGCGACACTGCTGGAGCTCCTCGAAACGCAGACCCAGTCCCTGGGTGAACGGCGGCTGTACACCTTCCTGGAGGATGGCGGGGATGACGCGGTCCTGAGCTACGCCGGGTTGGATTTGCGAGCCCGGCGCATTGGCGCGGCACTCCAGGCCCTGGCGCGAGCGGGCGAGCGGGCGGTGCTCCTCTATCCACCGGGCCTAGAGTACGTCGCGGGTTTCTTCGGCTGTTTGTATGCCGGGTTGGTCGCCGTCCCAGCCTATCCGCCGGACCCGATGCGGCTGGAGAGGACGTTGCCTCGGCTGCGCGCCATCATTCGGGATGCGCGCGCGAGCGTCGTGCTCACCACCTCCTTCATCCAGGAGATGGGGGAGGGGCTCTTCGAAGGCGCCCCCGAGCTCGCCGCGCTCCGCTGGGTGGCCACCGACGCGTTGCCCGAGGGGACTGAGGCGGGGTGGCGCCGTCCGGAGCCTTCGCGGGACACGTTGGCCTTCCTTCAATACACGTCCGGCTCCACGGGGGATCCGAAGGGCGTGCAGCTCAGCCATGGGAACCTGCTGCACAACCTGGGGCTGATCTCCCACGCGTTCCAGGTCCGCTCGGACAGCGTGGGCGTCATCTGGCTGCCGCCGTACCATGACATGGGCCTGATTGGCGGCATCCTCCAGCCGCTCTACGCGGGCTTCCCGGTGGCGCTGATGTCGCCGCTCGCGTTCCTTCGCCGCCCACGGTTCTGGTTGGAGTCACTGTCCCGCTTCGGTGGCACCATCAGCGGCGGCCCGTGCTTCGCCTTCGACCTGTGCGTGAGGAAGGTGCCTCCCGCGGAGCGTGAAGGGTTGGACCTGCGTCGCTGGGAGCTGGCCTTCTGTGGGGCCGAGCCCATCCGCCCGGAAGTCATGACCCGCTTCTCGGAAGCCTTCGCGCCCGTGGGCTTCCAGCGCGAGGCGCTCTATCCCTGCTATGGGCTCGCGGAAGGCACGCTGATCGCCTCGGGTGGGCGCAAGGGCGAAGGTGTCCTCACGCGGATGTGGGACGCCCAGGCGTTGGAGCGGAACGAGGCGCTGGCGGCCGAGGACGGCCCTGGGGCGCGCCCGCTGGTGGGGTGCGGCCAGACGCTGCCTGAGCAGACGCTGCTCGTCGTGGACCCGGAGACGCGTCGCGCTTGCCCGCCCGAGCGGGTGGGGGAGATCTGGGTCTCTGGTCCCAGCGTGGCCCACGGCTACTGGGAGCGGCCCGAGGAGAGCGAGGCCGCGTTCGGGGCACGATTGGCGGATTCGGACAGCGGCCCCCGGTTCCTGCGGACGGGAGACCTGGGCCTGCTGAAGGACGGCGAGCTGTTCGTCGTGGGTCGGCGCAAGGACCTCATCATCCTCCGCGGCCGCAACCTGCATCCGCAGGACCTGGAGCTGACGCTGGAGCGCAGCCATTCGGCGCTGCGGCCCGGTTGTGGCGCGGCGTTCTCCATCGACGTGGGCGGCGAGGAGCGGCTCGCGGTGATGTACGAGGTGGACTCGCGCAAGCCGTGGACCGCCGAGGACGTGGTGGGCGCAGTCCGCCGGGGTCTGGCGGAGACGCACGAGGTCCAGCTCCACACGCTCGTCCTCATCGAGCCAGGCGCGCTGCCGAAGACGTCCAGCGGGAAGATTCAGCGGCGTGCTTGCCGGGCTGAATTGCTCGCGGGGACGGCTCGGGCGCTGCTGACCTGGAGCGAGTCGGAAGCAGACGCGCCCCAGGCCAAGGCTCCCGCGCCTGACATCACCGCGTCCCAGCCGCTCACCGTGGAGGCACTTGAGGCGTGGTTGCTGGCGCGGATCGCCTCGCGGCTTCGCGTCCGTCCGGAGGAGCTGGCGACGGATGCGCCCATCACTTCCTTTGGTCTGGACTCACTGGGCGCCGTGGAGTTGGCGAACGACGTCGAGACCCTGGGCGTGGTCCTTCGCATGGAGGTCCTTCTTCAGGGGCCGACGGTGGGGGCGCTCGCGCTGACCCTCTTCGCGGCGCGTGGGGCGTCCACTGGCGCCGAGCTGACGCGGGGCGAGGAGAGGACGCCCGCGCCGCTCTCCTCCGCGCAGCAAAGACTGTGGCTGTTCGAGCAATTGGCGCAGGGAAGCGCCGCGTATCACCTGCCGGCGGCGGTACGGCTCACCGGTGCACTGGATGATGTGGCGCTGGAGCATGCCTTCGCTGCAATCGTTCAGCGCCACGCGGCACTCCGGGCGACGTTCCGCGACGAAGATGGCACGCCGTCGCAGGTGACCTCGTCGGTGCCGGTGTCATCACTTCGCCGGGTGGACCTCCGCGACGTCCCGGTGGATGCCCGCGAGGAGGCCGCGCTTCGTCTGGCCCACGAGGAAGCGCGGGCGCCGTTCGACCTCGAGCGCGGTCCGCTGCTCCGGGCCACGCTGTTTCAATTGGACGCGCACGAGCACCTGCTGGTCGTGGTGATGCACCACATCGCCTCGGATGGTGCCTCGTTCGCCATCCTGGCCCGTGAGCTGAGCGCGCTGTACGCGGGTGATGTTTCGCTGCCGCCGTTGGCCTTTCAGTACCCAGACTTCGCGCGCTGGCGCCGCGAGGTCGAGGCGGACGGCGCCCTGGCCACGTCGCTCGACTGGTGGAAGGCGCGGCTGGCAGGGGGGGCCGCGGCGCTGGAACTGCCCGCGGATCGGTCTCGACCGCCCATGCCATCCTATCGCGGTGGCCGCGTGGCGGTGCGGTTCCCGGAGGCGCTGACGGCTCGGCTGGAGGCGTTGGGCCGGAGCGAAGGCGCCACGTTGTTCATGACGTTGCTGGCGGCTTTCGAGGTGCTGCTCGCGCGTCATTCGGGGCAGGCGGACTTCTGCGTCGGAACGGCCGTCAATGGGCGTGAGCGGGCGGGACTCGAAGGGTTGATGGGGTGCTTTCTCGACCTGATCGTCCTGCGCGCGTCCGTGTCTGGCTCATCACGTTTCCGCGAACTGTTGGGACAGACGCGGGAAGGCGTGCTGGCGGCCTTTGCCCACCGGGGCGTTTCTTTCGAGCGGCTGGTCGACGCGGTCCAACCCACGAGGGACCCCTCGCGCGCACCCTTGTTCCAGGTGCTGTTCGTGCTCCAGCCGGAGCCCGGCGCGGGACTGGCGCTGCCCGGCCTGGAGTCTCGCCGCGTGGAGGTGGACCCGGGGGCCACGCCCTACGATTTGACGCTGTCGCTGGCCCGAGGGCCGGAGGGACTGGGAGGGTGGCTCGAGTACGCCACGGACCTGTTTGATGCGGACACCGCCGCGCGACTGGTGGCGCGGCTGGGCGTGCTTCTGGAATCCATTGTCGCGGACCCTGACCAGCGCCTCGCCATGCTGCCGCTGTTGCCTGAGGCAGAGCAGCGGCAGGTGCTGGTCGACTGGAATGACACGCGGGCGGAGTTCCCGGAGGCGTGCATCCATGCGCTCGTGGAGTTGCAGGCGCAGCGCACTCCGGACGCCGTTGCCGTGGTGTGTGGCGACGGGGTCCTCACGTACCGTGAGCTGAACCAACGAGCCAACGCCGTGGCATGGAGGCTGCGCGAGCAGGGCGTTGGACCTGAGTGCATCGTGGGCCTCTTCGCCGACCGCTCCGCGGACCTGGTCGTGGGCCTGCTGGGCATCTTCAAGGCGGGCGGTGCGTACCTGCCGCTGGACCCGTCGTATCCCGAGGCTCGGCTCGCGCTGATGCTGGAGGACTCTGGCGCCTCGGTGGTGCTCGCGCACCGGCATCTGGCGGGCGCGCTTCCGTTCGGCGATAGGACCGTGGTTCCGCTGGATGTGGCTGGCGAGGCCGACGCCGCGCCACCGGGAGCCGTGGGGCCCGACAACCTGGCCTATGTCCTCTACACCTCGGGCTCCACCGGCAAGCCCAAGGGCGTGCTGATTCCACACCGCAACGTCGTCAGCTTCTTCACGGGCATGGACGCGCGCGTGGGGACCGAACCGGGGACGTGGCTCGCGGTGACGAGTGTCTCCTTCGACATCTCCGTGTTGGAGTTGCTCTGGACGCTGGCTCGCGGCTTCAAGGTCGCCGTGCAGGGCGAGCAGGGGGCCTTGGGGGCCGCGCCGCGCCGGGTGACCCGATCGCGCCAGAAGCCTCTGGGCTTCAGCCTCTTCTACTTCGCGGCGGACGAGGGTGCTCCAGGCGCGGAGCGTTACCGGCTGTTGCTGGAAGGTGCGCGGTTCGCGGACCGTCATGGCTTCCAGGCGGTGTGGACGCCGGAGCGCCACCTTCATGCGTTTGGTGGGCTCTATCCCAATCCATCCGTGACGAGCGCGGCCATCGCCGCCATCACCGAGCGCGTAGCCATCCGCGCCGGCAGCGTCGTGCTGCCTCTGCACCACCCCGTGCGCGTGGCCGAGGAGTGGTCGCTCGTCGACAACCTGTCGAAGGGCCGCGTCGGCATCTCCGTTGCGCCGGGCTGGCACGCGGATGACTTCGTCCTCGCGCCAGAGCGGTATGCGGAGCGCCGGGAGCTTGCGCGGCGGGACCTGGACACGTTGCGGCGGCTTTGGCGCGGTGAGTCGCTGTCGTTCCCCAATGGCGCGGGGACGCCCATCGATGTCCGCATCCGTCCGAGCCCCGTGCAGCGCGAGCTCCCTGTGTGGCTGACCGCCGCTGGCAATCCGGACACCTTCCGCGAAGCGGGCCGGCTGGGCGCGGGCGTCCTGACGCACCTCTTGGGACAGCGGTGGGAGGAGCTGGAATCACGCATCGCGCTCTACCGCGAGGCCTGGCGCGAGGCGGGCCACGAGGGCGAGGGCCACGTGACGCTGATGCTCCACACGTTCGTGGGGCACGACGTGGAGCGCGTGCGTGAGACAGTCGAAGCGCCGCTGCGGCGCTACCTGAGCAACTCCGCGGACCTGATGCGCGGGTTGGGCCGGACGCTGGGCGTGGACCTGGATCCCGCATCGGTGCGTC is drawn from Myxococcus xanthus and contains these coding sequences:
- a CDS encoding LLM class flavin-dependent oxidoreductase, whose product is MKLSVLDHSIVASDSQTRAAFQNTVELARAAEQLGYHRFWLAEHHGSGHFAGVAPEILVAHVAAATSRIRVGTGGVLLSNYSPFKVAEVFRLLETLHPNRIDLGIGRTSGSTDLVARALAYGPPMNNENFPTKLEDLVAFLSGTTPATPEFEKLSLKTMAPGMPQVWALGSGEQSAALAARLGLSFCFAHFFNPIHGGPVTRGYRERFQPSHVQAAPNSAVSVYVICAPTEQEARRIARSSDLLTINTRRGRPEAPIPSIEEAEAYAYTPEDLATLEFDRKRVVCGSPDQVKEQLLRMAAEFQADELLVTTIVHDHRARMRSYELLADAFSLSSTPPAAQAAS